Below is a window of Lacrimispora xylanolytica DNA.
ATAACTGAAGGTCTTGTCGGCGCTGGATGCAACTGCATTGGCTTTTCCATAAAGCGAAGCTTCCTGGTATGCCTTTTTTGCCCACATTCCGGTGATGATATAATCGCCTACGCGATTCTTAAAAAGGTTCATCGGAACCATGGCAAACTGCTGGGATGCACCTCCCTGTAAAAGTAAGACCTTGTAATTGTCCGGAATGTTAAGTAATTCCCTAAGATCAGCTTCTGCTTCTCCGATGATGGATTCAAACATCTTAGATCGGTGGCTCATCTCCATAACGGACATACCACAGCCCTTATAATCCATCATCTCTGCTGCTGCTTCTCTTAAGACTTCCTCCGGCAGAACGGCTGGTCCTGCGGAAAAATTAAACACTCTGCTCATATCTCTTCCTCCTCTTTTTCATAGCTCTCAGCTATATCTTTAGATCTTCTGCGTCAAATACCTCTTCAATGGGCGCCCCCGGTGATACCATAGGGAATACCTTATCATCGCAGTGAATCTGACAATCTATAACAACAGGAACGTTTAAGGCAATGGCTTCCCGAAGTACCGGCTCGAATTCCTCTTTGCTGGTTACCCGGTATGCCTTTGCTCCCATTCCTTCTGCTATCTTAACAAAATCTACCTGGTCATTTAATTCGGTATGGGAATATCTCTTTCCATAGAATAAGGTCTGCCACTGGCGGACCATGCCAAGTACGTGGTTGTTTAAAACGATTTGAATAATGGGGATGTTGTAACGGGTGGCAGTGGCAATCTCATTGAAATTCATTCGAAAGCATCCGTCTCCTGCTATGTTAATAACTACCTTATCCTTCACTCCCATCTTGGCACCCATGGCGGCACCAAGTCCGTAGCCCATGGTTCCAAGGCCTCCGGAGGTAATAAAGCTTCTCGGATATTTGTACTGGTAGTACTGAGCCGCCCACATCTGATGCTGGCCTACCTCAGTAGCAATGACAGCGTCTCCGCCAGTCACCTCATAAATCTTTTCTATAATAAATGGACCAGTTAAGATACTCTTTTCATACCGCATGGGGTACATATCTTTTAACCGCTCAATATGAGCCACCCACTCTTCGTGGTTTATTGGGTCCAGTCTTACATTTAACTTTCTTAAAATGGATTTTACATCTCCCACTACGCTTGCATGTGTCTTAATGTTTTTGTTGATCTCAGCCGGATCTACATCAAACTGAAGAATCTTTGCATTGCGGGCGAACTTCGATGCCTTTCCTACTACGCGGTCACTGAATCTGGCCCCAATAACAATTAAAAGGTCACATTCCGTGATTCCCAGATTGGAAGTCTTGGTTCCATGCATTCCTACCATTCCCGTATAAAGCTCATCGGTCCCGTCATAGGCACCCTTTCCCATGAGACTGTCAGCTACCGGAGCCTGAATCTTATGGGCAAAGGAAGAAAGCTCTTCCTCGGCACCGGCAATGATCGCTCCGCCGCCTACGAAGATATATGGCTTCTGGGATTTACGAATCATGGTCAGAGCTGTTTCTAAGTCTTCCTCTGTAATGGTATCCTCCTGGCGGACGATTGGCTTTGGTTCCTTGTATTCATAATCAAAGGAGGCTGCTGTTACATCCTTTGTGATATCAACGAGAACCGGGCCAGGTCTCCCTGTCTGGGCGATTGCAAAGGCCCTGCGAATGGTATCTGCAAGCTTTGTGATATCCTTCACAATAAAATTATATTTGGTAATCGGCATGGTTACGCCAGTTATATCGATTTCCTGAAAACTATCCCGCCCAAGAAGTGGAAGGGCCACGTTACAGGTGATGGCAACCATGGGGATAGAATCCATGTAAGCCGTTGCAATTCCTGTAACAAGGTTGGTAGCTCCAGGACCTGAGGTTGCCATACAGACTCCCACCTTGCCGGTTGCTCTGGAATATCCGTCTGCCGCATGGGCCGCTCCCTGCTCATGGGCTGTAAGGATGTGGTTGATTTCATCCTGATGCTTATAAAGGGCATCGTAAATGTTCAGGATCGAGCCTCCCGGATACCCAAAAACCGTATCCACCTTCTGCTCTTTTAAGCATTCGATTACAATCTCTGCTCCTGTCAATGTCTTCATAGGCCGCTCCTTTTCTTTATACTTCAAGAATTGCTCCCCGGCTGGCCGGGGCTGCCATGGCCGCATAACGGGCCAGATATCCTGTGGTTACCTGTGGCTTTCTTGGCTGCCATTTTTCCTTTCTGGCTGCCATCTCTTCATCGGACACCAGCACATCAAGCTTGCAGTTGTCGATGTCTATGGAAATGATATCTCCCTCTTCTACAAGAGCAATGGGACCTCCCACAGCTGCTTCGGGACAGGCATGGCCGATGGAAGCTCCTCTGGAGGCTCCGCTGAATCGGCCGTCCGTAATGAGGGCTACGGTCGAGCCAAGTCCCATTCCGGCAATAGCTGAGGTTGGATTTAACATCTCTCTCATGCCAGGGCCTCCCTTTGGTCCTTCGTAGCGGATGACCACGACATCACCTGCCACAATTTTTCCGCCCTTGATGGCTTCAATAGCATCTTCTTCGCAGTCGAACACGCGTGCCGGACCTTCATGCTTTAACATGGCAGGATCTACAGCAGAACGTTTTACCACTGCCGTATCAGGCGCTAAGTTTCCTTTTAAAATGGCAATTCCACCAGTCTTGCTGTAAGGATTCTCTGCTGTACGAATGACCTCTGGATTTCTGTTTACACAGCCCTTAATATTCTCGCCTACGGTCTTACCAGTTACCGTCATGCAGTCTAAGTCCAAAAGTCCCAGCTTGCTGATCTCATTCATAACTGCATAAATTCCGCCGGCTTCATGTAAATCTTCTATATAAGTAGGGCCAGCCGGTGCCAGGTGGCACAGGTTGGGTGTTTTATTGCTGATCTCATTTGCGATCTCCAGATTAAGATCAATTCCTGCTTCATGGGCAATGGCTGGAAGGTGAAGCATGCTGTTGGTGCTGCATCCCAGTGCCATATCCATAACAAGGGCATTGCGGAAGGATTTTTCCGTCATAATATCTCTTGGACGGATATTCTTCTCAAGCATATCCATAACAGCCATTCCTGCGTGCTTTGCCAGCTTGATTCGATCGGAATAAACGGCTGGAATGGTTCCATTTCCCCGAAGTCCCATACCAAGGACCTCTGTTAAGCAGTTCATGCTGTTTGCCGTATACATACCGGAACAGGAGCCGCAGGTCGGACATGCGCTCTGTTCGTATTCCTTTACTTCCTCTTCTGTCATCTTCCCTGCGGTGTAGGCACCTACTGCCTCAAACATGCTGGAAAGACTGGTTCTGTGCCCGTGCACACGACCAGCTAACATTGGTCCGCCACTGACGAACACTGTGGGTACATTAATGCGGGCTGCTGCCATTAAAAGTCCAGGGACATTCTTATCACAGTTCGGAATCATAACCAGGGCATCAAAGGCGTGGGCTCTGGCCAGACATTCGGTGGAATCGGCTACTAAGTCTCTGGTGACAAGGGAATATTTCATTCCG
It encodes the following:
- the ilvB gene encoding biosynthetic-type acetolactate synthase large subunit yields the protein MKTLTGAEIVIECLKEQKVDTVFGYPGGSILNIYDALYKHQDEINHILTAHEQGAAHAADGYSRATGKVGVCMATSGPGATNLVTGIATAYMDSIPMVAITCNVALPLLGRDSFQEIDITGVTMPITKYNFIVKDITKLADTIRRAFAIAQTGRPGPVLVDITKDVTAASFDYEYKEPKPIVRQEDTITEEDLETALTMIRKSQKPYIFVGGGAIIAGAEEELSSFAHKIQAPVADSLMGKGAYDGTDELYTGMVGMHGTKTSNLGITECDLLIVIGARFSDRVVGKASKFARNAKILQFDVDPAEINKNIKTHASVVGDVKSILRKLNVRLDPINHEEWVAHIERLKDMYPMRYEKSILTGPFIIEKIYEVTGGDAVIATEVGQHQMWAAQYYQYKYPRSFITSGGLGTMGYGLGAAMGAKMGVKDKVVINIAGDGCFRMNFNEIATATRYNIPIIQIVLNNHVLGMVRQWQTLFYGKRYSHTELNDQVDFVKIAEGMGAKAYRVTSKEEFEPVLREAIALNVPVVIDCQIHCDDKVFPMVSPGAPIEEVFDAEDLKI
- the ilvD gene encoding dihydroxy-acid dehydratase, producing MKSDSVKKGMQQAPHRSLFHALGMTEEEMEKPLIGIVSSYNEIVPGHMNLDKITAAVKMGVAMAGGNPVMVPAIAVCDGIAMGHIGMKYSLVTRDLVADSTECLARAHAFDALVMIPNCDKNVPGLLMAAARINVPTVFVSGGPMLAGRVHGHRTSLSSMFEAVGAYTAGKMTEEEVKEYEQSACPTCGSCSGMYTANSMNCLTEVLGMGLRGNGTIPAVYSDRIKLAKHAGMAVMDMLEKNIRPRDIMTEKSFRNALVMDMALGCSTNSMLHLPAIAHEAGIDLNLEIANEISNKTPNLCHLAPAGPTYIEDLHEAGGIYAVMNEISKLGLLDLDCMTVTGKTVGENIKGCVNRNPEVIRTAENPYSKTGGIAILKGNLAPDTAVVKRSAVDPAMLKHEGPARVFDCEEDAIEAIKGGKIVAGDVVVIRYEGPKGGPGMREMLNPTSAIAGMGLGSTVALITDGRFSGASRGASIGHACPEAAVGGPIALVEEGDIISIDIDNCKLDVLVSDEEMAARKEKWQPRKPQVTTGYLARYAAMAAPASRGAILEV